The Selenihalanaerobacter shriftii genome includes a window with the following:
- a CDS encoding RrF2 family transcriptional regulator, which yields MKLSTKGRYGVRAMFDLALHYGEGTTPLRSIAERQGISENYLEQLIAALRKAGLVNSVRGAHGGYLLAKKPDKITIGDIIRVLEGPIAPSDCVADDGNENCKNIEDCITRLIWKDLQESINEVLDSISLEDLRQEAINAKQKDGQHGYLYHI from the coding sequence ATGAAGCTATCTACCAAAGGGCGTTATGGGGTTAGAGCTATGTTTGATTTAGCCCTTCATTATGGTGAAGGTACTACTCCATTGCGTAGTATAGCTGAAAGACAAGGTATTTCAGAGAATTATTTAGAACAACTAATAGCTGCACTTCGTAAAGCTGGTTTAGTAAATAGTGTCCGGGGAGCACATGGTGGATATCTATTAGCTAAGAAACCAGATAAAATCACTATTGGTGATATCATTCGTGTTTTGGAAGGGCCAATAGCACCATCAGATTGTGTAGCTGATGATGGTAATGAAAATTGCAAGAACATAGAAGATTGTATAACTCGTTTAATTTGGAAAGATTTACAAGAGAGTATTAATGAAGTATTAGATTCCATAAGTTTAGAAGATTTACGCCAAGAAGCTATTAATGCTAAACAGAAAGATGGACAACATGGTTATTTATACCATATTTAA
- a CDS encoding YczE/YyaS/YitT family protein: protein MNQIKKWIQFIIGLIIVSIGIVLTIKADLGAAPWDVFHISLTKHINMLTVGKASQLTGLAVILFSFFIARIKPTSGTIINMLLVGFMIDLIMSIIPQPITIIYQYIYLIGGIAIVGFGVAVYITAHCGTGPRDSLMMALTKKFNIDIQWIRSSLELGALIIGYLLGGPVGIGTICIALGIGPMLSISLDLLGSLSNKHSLAQTDC from the coding sequence ATGAATCAGATAAAGAAATGGATACAATTTATAATTGGGCTAATCATAGTAAGTATAGGAATAGTATTAACTATTAAAGCAGATTTAGGAGCAGCACCTTGGGATGTATTTCATATTAGTTTAACTAAACATATTAATATGCTAACTGTTGGTAAAGCTAGTCAATTGACTGGTTTGGCTGTCATCTTATTTAGTTTTTTTATTGCTAGAATTAAACCTACCTCAGGGACAATAATTAATATGTTATTAGTTGGTTTTATGATTGATTTGATAATGTCAATTATACCTCAACCAATAACTATAATCTATCAGTATATTTATTTAATAGGAGGTATTGCCATTGTTGGTTTTGGAGTAGCAGTATATATAACAGCCCATTGTGGTACTGGACCAAGAGATAGTTTAATGATGGCTTTAACTAAAAAATTTAATATAGATATACAATGGATAAGAAGTAGTTTAGAATTAGGTGCTCTAATAATTGGTTATTTATTAGGAGGTCCAGTAGGAATTGGCACAATCTGTATTGCTCTAGGCATTGGACCAATGTTGAGCATATCATTGGATTTACTAGGAAGCTTATCAAATAAGCATTCACTAGCACAAACAGATTGTTAG
- a CDS encoding IMPACT family protein — protein MSNKYKTVADDYRVQLTIKNCKFIASAANIQSVEEAEKFIDRISEEFADATHNVYAFKVGLGDSAVKRTNDDGEPAGSSGPPVLQAIEGEDVTNTVIVVTRYFGGIKHGIGGLIRAYGKCAREAIKVAGIIEKERYLNIGISVSYDSMGKVINDLEGHQGEVNSTKYTNEGVEIIASMKLSYIPAFKARIKELTRGEACFREIGEEFR, from the coding sequence ATGAGTAATAAATATAAAACTGTAGCAGATGATTACCGAGTTCAATTAACGATTAAGAATTGTAAATTTATTGCTTCAGCAGCTAATATACAATCAGTAGAAGAGGCTGAGAAATTTATTGATAGAATATCAGAAGAGTTTGCAGATGCTACTCATAATGTTTATGCTTTTAAAGTTGGGCTAGGAGATAGTGCAGTTAAGAGAACTAATGATGATGGTGAGCCTGCCGGTTCATCAGGCCCCCCAGTTTTACAAGCAATTGAAGGAGAGGATGTAACTAATACTGTAATTGTAGTTACTCGCTATTTTGGAGGAATAAAGCATGGAATCGGCGGACTAATCCGAGCTTATGGTAAGTGCGCCAGAGAGGCAATTAAAGTTGCAGGAATTATAGAAAAAGAACGTTATTTAAATATTGGAATTTCTGTTTCATATGATTCTATGGGAAAAGTAATTAATGATTTAGAAGGTCATCAAGGAGAAGTAAATAGCACTAAATATACAAATGAGGGAGTTGAAATTATAGCATCAATGAAATTAAGTTATATACCAGCATTTAAAGCTAGGATTAAGGAACTTACTAGAGGAGAAGCATGCTTTAGGGAGATAGGAGAGGAGTTTAGATAA